A single window of Pyrus communis chromosome 10, drPyrComm1.1, whole genome shotgun sequence DNA harbors:
- the LOC137746571 gene encoding putative invertase inhibitor — MRTPAFFFTSLPVSLLFFLFTFNAITAKNLIPETCKKFAQYDPNLSYNFCVNSLQAAPKSQRAGLHKLGIISIKLVRNNATDTRHYIKQLLKNKNLDPYVRACLGDCLELYSDAIPTIKHALMNYKSKKYEDANTEVSSVVDASTTCDDGFNGGNRLVSPLTKRNGDTFQLSIIALSFINMHNSPN, encoded by the coding sequence ATGAGGACTCCCGCTTTCTTTTTCACTTCTCTCCCTGTctccctcctcttcttcctcttcaccTTCAATGCCATAACTGCCAAAAACCTCATCCCTGAAACTTGCAAAAAATTTGCTCAATACGATCCAAACCTAAGCTACAATTTCTGTGTAAACTCTCTGCAAGCAGCGCCAAAAAGCCAGCGCGCCGGTCTTCACAAACTCGGCATAATCTCAATCAAGTTAGTCCGCAACAACGCAACGGACACGAGGCATTACATCAAGCAGCTTCTGAAAAACAAGAACCTCGACCCCTACGTAAGGGCGTGTTTGGGCGACTGCTTGGAGCTTTACTCGGATGCCATACCAACCATTAAGCACGCCCTCATGAATTACAAGTCCAAGAAATACGAAGATGCCAACACTGAAGTGAGTTCAGTCGTTGATGCCTCCACAACTTGTGACGATGGATTCAACGGAGGAAATCGGTTGGTTTCGCCATTAACGAAGCGAAACGGCGACACGTTTCAGTTGTCGATTATAGCACTGTCTTTTATCAATATGCATAATTCACCAAACTAA
- the LOC137747950 gene encoding uncharacterized protein, giving the protein MARVEVLDPRGRRRIWFYLCVKVNEKCLKTMSLILYRRCLMEVAGFSRVVNVRCLNPSPNILDSPPLPSNIPGSPPPPSNIPSNPPSSISGSAQQSEVTELDEILANLPADLGLRRRMLDYPLNYREAIHRYYLKMNLVNLNLTSCQGKLATIDVLSQGLAFRGHDESLKSSNRGNYIELMQFLADHNEKVRKVVLENAPKNLKYTSSDIQKDLVHACAIETINAITEDMEALVFVAKENEDVANFFINASSLVNFIGSSCKCRDAFREKQQEQIQKAHDLGNLETGKRWLNGLKVIATKIISVKQLERFCEDHDIIVPNMEDSHLVPGKSRLKAPKITNFHYYRVDLYFQVLDMQLKELNDRFNELSSDGAARLWAGRGRGSVGRREEREKVSAYQQRNVLSVLLTFKPIYPDWT; this is encoded by the exons ATGGCGAGGGTGGAGGTCTTGGATCCGAGAGGAAGACGACGTATCTGGTTCTATTTGTGCGTCAAGGTCAACGAGAAATGCTTGAAGACGATGTCTCTG ATTTTGTATAGGAGGTGCTTGATGGAAGTGGCAGGGTTCTCCAGGGTTGTGAatgttagg TGCTTAAATCCTTCTCCAAATATTCTGGATAGTCCACCTCTTCCTTCAAATATTCCGGGTAGTCCTCCTCCACCTTCAAATATTCCGAGTAATCCTCCTTCGAGTATTTCGGGTAGTGCACAACAAAGTGAGGTTACTGAGTTGGATGAAATATTAGCTAATCTTCCTGCAGACCTTGGACTGAGACGTCGAATGCTTGATTATCCACTCAATTATCGCGAAGCAATTCATAGATACTACCTCAAAATGAACCTTGTCAACCTAAATCTCACATCATGCCAAGGAAAGCTAGCAACAATCGATGTTTTATCACAG GGTTTGGCTTTTCGTGGGCACGATGAATCTTTGAAATCGAGCAATAGGGGTAATTATATAGAGCTTATGCAATTTCTTGCCGATCATAATGAGAAAGTTAGGAAGGTTGTTCTTGAGAATGCTCCCAAGAATCTCAAGTACACTTCTTCCGATATTCAAAAGGATCTTGTTCATGCTTGTGCTATTGAAACTATTAATGCAATCACTGAAGATATGGAAG CTCTTGTATTCGTGGCAAAGGAAAATGAGGATGTTGCTAATTTCTTCATCAATGCTAGTAGTTTGGTGAATTTTATTGGATCTTCATGCAAGTGTCGTGATGCATTTAGAGAgaaacaacaagaacaaattCAGAAAGCTCATGATCTTGGTAATCTTGAAACAGGTAAAAG GTGGTTGAATGGATTAAAAGTGATCGCAACCAAGATAATCTCGGTGAAGCAACTAG AAAGGTTTTGTGAGGATCATGATATTATCGTTCCTAACATGGAGGATTCACATTTAGTACCTGGAAAATCAAGGCTTAAAGctccaaaaatcacaaacttCCATTACTATCGTGTGGATCTTTATTTTCAAGTCCTTGATATGCAACTAAAGGAATTGAATGATCGCTTCAATGAG TTGAGCAGCGATGGTGCTGCTCGCTTGTGGGCAGGGAGAGGTAGAGGAAGTGTGGGtcggagagaggagagagagaaa GTGTCTGCCTATCAGCAGCGCAATGTGTTGTCGGTCCTTCTCACTTTTAAGCCCATTTACCCGGACTGGACCTAA
- the LOC137747949 gene encoding uncharacterized protein, producing the protein MEDCDEDGGEGFDPPTRSFLRRRLDEQSWEVKQSNGQKMNNLLKAIQSNGDTQTRSLELLVNKAFEDGHVGQPRQLPFKNVLLQAEIGSARLQPIDLEKRRGSSSRADGHDQGMKTTSVNDREKISKSPSRGTIYKNPTVSHALVESEDPQYASVDAVEIVIDKPYVCKELAQINSKDAKTRSASKETIKTSKVYTFDITKADAIFDQLLLARIIKLWPGHNIPKAEELKGKTYCKYYNSSKHTTHNCVVFRDAIQSWIDKGKLKFPEKQMAIDVNPFPLMTIGMVDVYLPKNKGKGKAEFVPSQKRHRQQIDCMAQRQKAQANSTTRWQPKEAAGSGDDQPTPTIMAELLQEKKAVGRDFETIIKESEKRIKLILRPREMKTRLEHFRQEAESKLPLLPSQQPLIKVQRNLHPLFLSESLEYMREFHKKHSANDLYGLPKACQEALDVALTYPDAEQIIQKTTDPAIKAKFQHIREARALGFEVDPYTDIDTAELLFSLEDLQHLRYHFETDTTFVNLEDDNQDPMGPLILEHIEIIMVYVLLVDFQPTLHQSNFLDGDMVAEEATQLDFIVTEEDGEISKDDKLKATLAELFPRSPSVNLQHLKSLYVTAHIEGYPISKVFVDYEAIVNIMPISIMKTLRHSNNELIPSEITMSSFIGDKSQTKGVLLLEVSVAGRNHMTAFFIIDSKTEYNALLARDWIHETSCIPSSLYQDFIFWKGKSVVVHPADNQPFETNMIQTCYYDDYVSYITLQGFNEDGRQTRISVQKAIEVGAETVH; encoded by the exons ATGGAAGATTGTGAcgaagatggtggggaaggttttGATCCCCCgactaggtcgtttcttcgaaGACGACTTGATGAACAATCTTGGGAGGTAAAACAGTCGAATGGCCAGAAAATGAACAATTTGCTCAAAGCCATACAAAGTAATGGTGATACGCAGACCAGATCGCTTGAACTATTGGTCaataaagccttcgaagatggccacgTTGGCCAACCTCGACAGCTTCCATTTAAGAATGTTCTACTACAAGCTGAGATAGGATCCGCTCGGCTCCAACCTATCGACTTGGAAAAAAGAAGAGGATCAAGCAGTAGAGCAGATGGACACGACCAGGGAATGAAAACAACATCTGTCAATGATCGAG AAAAGATCTCAAAGTCCCCATCCCGAGGAACAATCTACAAAAATCCCACGGTTAGCCACGCATTGGTCGAAAGCGAGGATCCTCAATACGCCAGCGTGGATGCAGTTGAGATAGTTATAGACAAACCATACGTTTGCAAGGAATTAGCTCAAATCAATTCCAAGGATGCCAAAACCCGTTCGGCCTCTAAAGAAACGATTAAAACATCGAAAGTTtacactttcgatatcaccaaggctgatgcaattttcgaccagTTGTTGTTAGCAAGGATCATAAAACTTTGGCCAGGACACAACATCCCCAAGGCCGAAGAGTTGAAAGGCAAAACATATTGCAAGTATTATAATTCAAGCAAGCATACCACTCATAATTGCGTTGTGTTTCGTGACGCGATTCAGAGTTGGATTGACAAAGGGAAGTTAAAGTTTCCTGAGAAACAGATGGCGATTGATGTTAATCCCTTTCCATTAATGACAATTGGCATGGTGGACGTTTATCTACCTAAAAataaagggaaagggaaggccGAGTTCGTCCCG TCTCAAAAACGTCATCGCCAGCAGATAGACTGCATGGCCCAACGACAGAAAGCACAAGCTAATTCGACTACTCGGTGGCAGCCAAAAGAGGCAGCAGGAAGCGGCGACGACCAACCTACCCCGACCATTATGGCCGAATTACTTCAAGAGAAAAAGGCAGTTGGTCGTGACTTTGAAACCATCATTAAGGAGTCCGAAAAACGCATCAAACTCATTCTTCGGCCTAGAGAGATGAAAACTCGTCTCGAGCATTTCAGACAAGAAGCCGAAAGTAAGCTTCCCCTATTACCATCGCAACAACCGTTAATCAAAGTACAGCGAAATCTACACCCTCTATTTCTCAGTGAATCCTTAgagtacatgcgagaatttcataagaaacattctgccaatgacttgtacggactacccaaggcatgtcaggaagccctcgacgtAGCACTAACCTATCCTGATGCTGaacaaattatccagaaaaccacCGATCCAGCAATAAAAGCTAAGTTCCAGCATATACGTGAGGCTCGAGCCCTCGGCTTTGAGGTCGACCCATACACAGATATAGACACTGCCGAGCTACTGTTTTCcctcgaagaccttcagcacttacgatatcatttcgaa ACTGATACCACATTTGTTAACTTGGAAGACGACAACCAAGACCCGATGGGTCCTTTAATCCTCGAGCACATAGAAATCATCATGGTCTATGTCTTGCTGGTTGACTTTCAACCAACCCTTCACCAGTCAAACTTCTTGGATGGGGATATGGTTGCCGAAGAAGCGACACAACTCGATTTCATCGTTACCGAGGAGGATGGGGAGATCAGTAAAGACGACAAACTTAAAGCAACCTTGGCAGAATTGTTTCCTCGCTCTCCTTCTGTcaatctccaacatctaaagtCGTTATACGTTACAGCTCATATTGAAGGATACCCCATTTCCAAAGTGTTTGTCGATTATGAAGCCATAGTCAACATCATGCCGATTTCCATCATGAAGACATTACGCCATTCTAATAATGAACTCATACCGTCAGAAATAACAATGAGTAGCTTCATCGGCGATAAGTCCCAAACCAAAGGAGTTCTCCTGTTAGAAGTAAGTGTTGCAGGTCGCAACCACATGActgcattctttataattgactcaaagaCTGAATATAATGCATTGCTTGCCCGCGACTGGATCCATGAAACGAGCTGCATTCCTTCATCGTTATACCAGGACTTCATCTTTTGGAAAGGTAAATCGGTGGTAGTCCATCCAGCCGATAATCAGCCGTTTgagaccaacatgattcagaCCTGCTATTATGACGATTACGTCAGCTACATTACCCTACAGGGTTTTAATGAGGACGGACGACAAACTCGAATCTCAGTCCAGAAAGCCATTGAGGTAGGCGCCGAGACTGTACACTAG